In Haematobia irritans isolate KBUSLIRL chromosome 1, ASM5000362v1, whole genome shotgun sequence, a genomic segment contains:
- the LOC142220717 gene encoding uncharacterized protein LOC142220717: MFQIRKPRKMNKRKLDVICSPGTYKRISFDEEYQQNVVDEIAGDSFEEVVFTQSEDDFLYPHQEFHVENEVITCTNDDEGTGKSVWIEPAVKFLISKVKELRPKVGKSASLKNKKQMWIKISEELCSLGYNFNSQQVETKYFSLERKYKRTQLYNSKTGRNRQTCPYQSELDDLLQEKKSINPDFVLDSEAEVSSADLKLIEGPNITETDPCSSSSRKRKTALQQFIDMSEEHAKKREESDAILQQTLEQSMKQREERAERKEALEKKKVDLLETLVNILKK; the protein is encoded by the exons ATGTTTCAAATACGTAAACCaagaaaaatgaataaaagaaaattggacGTAATTTGCTCACCGGGAACATACAAAAGAATTTCTTTCG ATGAGGAATACCAGCAAAATGTGGTGGACGAAATTGCTGGTGATAGTTTTGAGGAAGTAGTTTTCACCCAGAGTGAAGATGACTTTCTTTACCCCCACCAAGAGTTCCACGTTGAAAATGAAGTCATCACTTGCACCAACGACGATGAAGGAACCGGGAAGTCCGTGTGGATTGAGccagcagtaaaatttttgatatccaAAGTGAAAGAATTACGGCCAAAAGTGGGAAAATCGGccagcctaaaaaataaaaaacaaatgtggATAAAGATTTCAGAAGAATTGTGTTCACTTGGATACAATTTCAATTCTCAACAAGTGGAAACCAAGTATTTCAGTTTGGAACGGAAATACAAACGCACACAACTTTACAACTCTAAGACTGGTCGGAATAGGCAGACGTGCCCTTATCaaag CGAATTGGACGATCTTTTGCAGGAAAAAAAGTCTATAAATCCAGATTTTGTACTCGACAGTGAAGCGGAAGTGTCTTCGGCGGATTTAAAACTCATAGAAGGCCCAAATATAACTGAAACAG ATCCATGTAGTTCATCATCAAGAAAACGGAAAACAGCCCTTCAACAATTCATAGACATGTCTGAAGAACATGCAAAAAAAAGAGAAGAGAGTGATGCAATTCTACAACAAACATTAGAACAAAGTATGAAACAAAGAGAAGAACGTGCCGAACGAAAAGAAGCTCTGGAGAAGAAGAAAGTGGATTTGCTTGAAACCCTAGTgaacatattgaaaaaataa